In a single window of the Paramisgurnus dabryanus chromosome 23, PD_genome_1.1, whole genome shotgun sequence genome:
- the igf2b gene encoding insulin-like growth factor II isoform X2, whose amino-acid sequence MEEQLKQSFCRTCLKKESFTNKVVKMYWSIRIPICILFLTLSTFEVASAETLCGGELVDALQFVCEDKGFYFSQPSRSNNRHGQRRGIVEECCFRSCNLALLQQYCAKPTKSERDVSSSTPQDMPALKQQENSRKHVPNKYSKYNTWERKAAQRLRRGVPAILRAKKFRRQAERIKAQEQLHHHRHLITLPSKLPPILLPTEDYVGHK is encoded by the exons ATGGAGGAGCAACTAAAGCAATCTTTTTGCCGCACCTGCTTGAAAAAGGAGAGTTTCACAAATAAG GTCGTAAAGATGTACTGGTCCATAAGGATACCCATATGCATACTGTTTTTAACCCTGTCCACCTTCGAGGTCGCTTCAGCCGAAACATTATGTGGTGGAGAGCTGGTGGACGCCTTACAGTTTGTCTGCGAAGATAAAGGCTTCTATTTCA GTCAACCAAGCAGGTCGAACAATCGGCATGGACAACGTCGTGGGATCGTGGAAGAGTGTTGTTTTAGGAGCTGTAACCTAGCTCTGCTACAACAGTACTGCGCCAAACCCACCAAGTCAGAAAGGGATGTTTCATCCTCGACCCCGCAAGACATGCCAGCATTAAAACAG CAGGAGAACTCACGAAAGCACGTGCCCAACAAATATTCCAAATACAACACTTGGGAACGAAAGGCCGCCCAGAGGCTACGAAGGGGTGTCCCTGCCATCCTGCGAGCCAAGAAGTTCAGACGGCAGGCGGAAAGGATCAAGGCCCAGGAGCAACTCCACCACCACAGGCATCTCATCACCCTTCCCAGCAAGCTTCCGCCCATCCTGCTTCCCACAGAAGACTATGTCGGTCACAAGTGA
- the igf2b gene encoding insulin-like growth factor II isoform X1, with protein sequence MEEQLKQSFCRTCLKKESFTNKVVKMYWSIRIPICILFLTLSTFEVASAETLCGGELVDALQFVCEDKGFYFSQPSRSNNRHGQRRGIVEECCFRSCNLALLQQYCAKPTKSERDVSSSTPQDMPALKQQQENSRKHVPNKYSKYNTWERKAAQRLRRGVPAILRAKKFRRQAERIKAQEQLHHHRHLITLPSKLPPILLPTEDYVGHK encoded by the exons ATGGAGGAGCAACTAAAGCAATCTTTTTGCCGCACCTGCTTGAAAAAGGAGAGTTTCACAAATAAG GTCGTAAAGATGTACTGGTCCATAAGGATACCCATATGCATACTGTTTTTAACCCTGTCCACCTTCGAGGTCGCTTCAGCCGAAACATTATGTGGTGGAGAGCTGGTGGACGCCTTACAGTTTGTCTGCGAAGATAAAGGCTTCTATTTCA GTCAACCAAGCAGGTCGAACAATCGGCATGGACAACGTCGTGGGATCGTGGAAGAGTGTTGTTTTAGGAGCTGTAACCTAGCTCTGCTACAACAGTACTGCGCCAAACCCACCAAGTCAGAAAGGGATGTTTCATCCTCGACCCCGCAAGACATGCCAGCATTAAAACAG CAGCAGGAGAACTCACGAAAGCACGTGCCCAACAAATATTCCAAATACAACACTTGGGAACGAAAGGCCGCCCAGAGGCTACGAAGGGGTGTCCCTGCCATCCTGCGAGCCAAGAAGTTCAGACGGCAGGCGGAAAGGATCAAGGCCCAGGAGCAACTCCACCACCACAGGCATCTCATCACCCTTCCCAGCAAGCTTCCGCCCATCCTGCTTCCCACAGAAGACTATGTCGGTCACAAGTGA